In Halorientalis sp. LT38, a genomic segment contains:
- a CDS encoding DUF309 domain-containing protein: MTEHTRDDSVGPPAQGTPTGWLPGAARWEHGTLRRATVHGVALYNAGAYHEAHDCFEDEWYNYGSGSTESKFCHGMVQVAAGAYKHVDFEDDDGMRSLFRTALQYLRDVPRDYYGVDLLDVRTVLTNALSDPDALDGWQIRLDDRLPDATAVDFAYAESLEH; the protein is encoded by the coding sequence ATGACCGAACACACGCGCGACGACTCCGTCGGGCCGCCGGCGCAGGGGACCCCCACCGGCTGGCTCCCCGGGGCGGCCCGATGGGAGCACGGGACGCTCCGTCGCGCGACGGTCCACGGCGTCGCACTCTACAACGCCGGCGCGTACCACGAGGCCCACGACTGCTTCGAAGACGAGTGGTACAACTACGGCAGCGGCTCGACGGAGAGCAAATTCTGCCACGGGATGGTCCAGGTCGCCGCGGGTGCGTACAAGCACGTGGATTTCGAGGACGACGACGGTATGCGGTCGCTGTTCCGGACGGCCCTGCAGTACCTCCGGGACGTCCCCCGGGACTACTACGGCGTCGATCTGCTCGACGTGCGCACCGTCCTGACCAACGCCCTGTCCGACCCCGACGCACTCGACGGCTGGCAGATCCGACTCGACGATCGGCTGCCCGACGCGACCGCCGTGGACTTCGCCTACGCCGAGTCGCTCGAACACTGA
- a CDS encoding sensor histidine kinase — protein MNRSRFASLTPLSITLVYVAVGGAWIAISDRLLVTFLSPGPVFDAVMTAKGWLFVAFSGVLLYAMLSYREREVRGARTQLERSRTQLSILHRVLRHNLRNHCTVVRSSTDLLEGEAVDDEVLARIERTTDDLVALSEKSRQLKAMLETDDEPRTVDLAADVRDLVADYEAAYPEVTFETDLPDAAPADVADRFDVVLAELVRNAIAHHDATAPTVSITIATDPGGEIRLDVADDGPGIPEMERGVLEDGTEEPLYHSQGLGLWIVRVFVQQSGGTVDVVDNEPRGTIVRLRLPAGDAAG, from the coding sequence ATGAACCGCTCACGGTTCGCGAGTCTCACGCCGCTGTCGATCACGCTGGTGTACGTGGCGGTCGGGGGCGCGTGGATCGCGATCTCGGACCGGCTCCTGGTCACCTTCCTGTCGCCGGGGCCGGTGTTCGACGCCGTGATGACGGCGAAAGGGTGGCTGTTCGTCGCCTTTTCGGGGGTCCTGCTGTACGCGATGCTCTCCTACCGCGAGCGCGAGGTTCGCGGGGCGCGGACGCAACTCGAGCGCTCCCGGACGCAGCTGTCGATCCTCCACCGCGTGCTGCGCCACAACCTCCGCAACCACTGTACCGTCGTCCGGTCCTCGACAGACCTGCTCGAGGGGGAGGCGGTCGACGACGAGGTCCTCGCACGGATCGAGCGGACGACCGACGACCTCGTCGCCCTGAGCGAGAAGTCCCGGCAATTGAAGGCGATGCTCGAGACCGACGACGAGCCGCGAACGGTCGATCTGGCGGCGGACGTCCGCGACCTCGTCGCCGACTACGAGGCGGCCTACCCCGAGGTCACCTTCGAGACGGACCTGCCCGACGCGGCGCCGGCCGACGTCGCGGATCGGTTCGACGTCGTCCTCGCGGAACTCGTTCGCAACGCCATCGCTCACCACGACGCGACGGCGCCGACGGTTTCGATCACCATCGCGACCGACCCCGGCGGTGAAATCCGACTGGACGTTGCCGACGACGGCCCCGGGATCCCGGAGATGGAGCGGGGCGTCCTCGAAGACGGGACGGAAGAGCCGCTGTACCACTCCCAGGGTCTCGGCCTGTGGATCGTCCGCGTGTTCGTCCAGCAGTCGGGCGGGACCGTCGACGTCGTGGACAACGAACCCCGCGGGACGATCGTGCGACTGCGACTTCCCGCCGGTGACGCGGCCGGGTGA
- a CDS encoding inositol monophosphatase family protein yields the protein MDRERRTSLATRAARAGGAVAGERFRTDLRVETKAHKNDLVSAADAAAQDRVVAILSGESDAPVVGEEDETPSTLPASGPAWVVDPIDGTANYLRGLRVWTTSVAAVDDGRPVAAATVMPAMDDEYLAGADGTRLNGERVTVSDRDDVETFAVAVLGWGPQGERDAYATLSEAVVRDCGDMRRFGSMQSALAFVASGGLDAAITTRRPNPWDSVAGVHLIREAGGTVTDLAGERWRPDSQGLVASNGAAHDRLVEIARRVAAAAED from the coding sequence ATGGACAGAGAGCGAAGGACTTCGCTCGCGACTCGCGCGGCCAGGGCCGGCGGCGCCGTCGCGGGCGAGCGGTTCCGGACGGATCTCCGCGTCGAGACGAAAGCGCACAAGAACGACCTGGTGAGCGCCGCCGACGCCGCCGCCCAGGATCGGGTCGTCGCGATCCTGTCGGGCGAGAGCGACGCACCGGTCGTCGGCGAAGAAGACGAGACGCCGTCGACGCTCCCGGCGTCCGGGCCGGCCTGGGTCGTCGATCCGATCGACGGGACGGCGAACTACCTCCGGGGGCTGCGGGTCTGGACGACCAGCGTCGCCGCCGTCGACGACGGCCGGCCGGTCGCGGCGGCGACGGTCATGCCGGCGATGGATGACGAGTACCTCGCCGGCGCCGACGGGACGCGGCTGAACGGGGAACGGGTGACGGTCAGCGACCGGGACGACGTGGAGACCTTCGCGGTCGCGGTGCTGGGCTGGGGGCCACAGGGCGAACGGGACGCCTACGCCACGCTGTCGGAGGCGGTCGTCCGGGACTGTGGGGACATGCGCCGCTTCGGCAGTATGCAGTCGGCGCTGGCCTTCGTCGCGAGCGGCGGGCTGGACGCGGCGATCACGACTCGGCGGCCCAACCCGTGGGACTCGGTTGCGGGAGTCCACCTGATTCGCGAAGCCGGCGGCACCGTCACGGATCTCGCGGGCGAGCGCTGGCGGCCGGACAGTCAGGGCCTCGTCGCCTCGAACGGGGCGGCCCACGATCGGCTGGTCGAGATCGCCCGGCGAGTGGCCGCGGCGGCGGAGGACTGA
- a CDS encoding DUF63 family protein, which yields MEVTERLDVGRAWAATALAGVAALVLGSLVLSDAVYRGFVWQYFWGPVYADAHNAVCAAHRGGTTELLYSNVACQQAVSGGAVVAEPGYTLVSEVGYMIVLLFGLIGVLQLIRRLGVGTDRNLFFALVPFMLFGGALRVVEDANDAVPEGVSQAIAYPWNTLLISPIIYVTVFLVTLGSLLVTVWLRRRGRVDSYARPMMAAGSAAFLLTFGYLVALSFTADYVDFHPQVLLSVVVIATALSVAVYAAVEKYRPGINAGTGLIGLVVLWGHAIDGVANVVAADWLGALGVDLNYTPKHPANEFIINTASAILPSGLVTAFGSSWPFLVVKLLVALAVVWIFDEAIFEESPRYALLLLTAIVAVGLGPGTRDVIRATFGI from the coding sequence ATGGAAGTGACCGAGCGATTGGACGTCGGCCGCGCCTGGGCGGCGACCGCCCTGGCCGGCGTCGCGGCACTGGTTCTCGGCTCGTTGGTGCTCTCCGACGCGGTCTACCGCGGCTTCGTCTGGCAGTACTTCTGGGGGCCGGTGTACGCCGACGCCCACAACGCCGTGTGTGCCGCCCACCGCGGGGGCACCACGGAGTTGCTGTACAGCAACGTCGCGTGCCAGCAGGCGGTCTCCGGGGGTGCGGTCGTCGCCGAACCCGGCTACACCCTCGTCTCGGAGGTCGGCTACATGATCGTGCTGCTGTTCGGGCTGATCGGCGTCCTCCAGCTGATCCGCCGGCTCGGCGTCGGGACGGACCGGAACCTCTTCTTCGCGCTGGTCCCGTTCATGCTCTTCGGCGGCGCGCTCCGGGTCGTCGAGGACGCTAACGACGCGGTCCCCGAGGGGGTCAGCCAGGCCATCGCCTACCCGTGGAACACGCTGCTCATCAGCCCGATCATCTACGTCACCGTCTTCCTGGTGACGCTGGGCTCGCTGCTGGTGACGGTCTGGCTCCGCCGCCGCGGTCGCGTCGACTCGTACGCCAGGCCCATGATGGCCGCCGGGAGCGCCGCCTTCCTCCTGACCTTCGGCTATCTCGTCGCACTCAGTTTCACGGCCGACTACGTCGATTTCCACCCGCAGGTGCTCCTGTCGGTGGTGGTGATCGCCACCGCCCTCTCGGTGGCCGTCTACGCGGCCGTCGAGAAGTACCGGCCCGGAATCAACGCCGGAACTGGACTCATCGGGCTGGTCGTCCTCTGGGGGCACGCGATCGACGGCGTCGCGAACGTCGTCGCCGCCGACTGGCTGGGGGCGCTGGGCGTCGACCTGAACTACACGCCGAAACACCCGGCCAACGAGTTCATCATCAACACGGCGAGCGCGATACTGCCCTCGGGACTCGTCACGGCCTTCGGGTCGTCCTGGCCCTTCCTGGTGGTGAAACTGCTGGTCGCGCTGGCCGTGGTCTGGATCTTCGACGAGGCGATCTTCGAGGAGAGTCCGCGCTACGCCCTGTTACTACTGACCGCCATCGTCGCGGTCGGGTTGGGTCCCGGAACCCGCGACGTGATCCGCGCGACGTTCGGCATCTAG
- a CDS encoding YcaO-like family protein translates to MTVALVGSGPAREAVAAALDDVDAQVTDLDPAVVGGADLAVVVGQAGDVVFETVDERARDAGLPWLAVEIGGVGGYPVVEAAVAGFGPGTACYRCLQSRVRSNADPDQEPQAAPDPETARFAGAVAGREAAKLAAGKRSSIVGGLIEIPHAERQFLPVPGCVCAGERDRRLGEDHVDRDLDESLTRAEQGLDERVGIVSEVGEAESFPAPYYLASVTDTSEFSDATAPRQAAGVDADWNAAFMKALGEGFERYSGGVYRTATFETGTATELHDAVPPSAFVCAEGENWETADEHTEIEWVPGRNLATDGDVWLPAEFVHFPPPTERFRPAVTTGLGLGNSTVEALLSGLYEIVERDAAMLAWYSTFDPLGLSVDDEGFATLRRRAKSEGLDVVPLLVTQDVDVPVVAAAVHREEWPRFAVGLSAHLDPARAARAALAEALQNWLELRGMGPEDAAGESGAIGPFADFPGEAQTFLAGGSSVPAEQVGPAEIPSGEAHLETVVDRLRDADLDVYGARVTPRDVEALGFEAVRAVVPSAQPLFFDDPYFGERAESIPESMGYEARLDRDHHPYP, encoded by the coding sequence ATGACAGTCGCACTCGTCGGGTCGGGACCGGCGCGCGAGGCGGTCGCCGCCGCGCTCGACGACGTGGACGCGCAGGTGACGGACCTCGACCCGGCGGTCGTCGGCGGCGCCGACCTCGCCGTCGTCGTCGGCCAGGCCGGCGACGTGGTGTTCGAGACGGTCGACGAACGCGCCCGGGACGCGGGGCTGCCCTGGCTCGCCGTCGAGATCGGCGGCGTCGGTGGCTACCCCGTCGTCGAGGCCGCCGTCGCGGGCTTCGGCCCCGGGACGGCCTGCTACCGCTGCCTGCAGTCACGGGTCCGATCCAACGCCGACCCCGACCAGGAACCACAGGCCGCGCCCGACCCCGAAACCGCCCGCTTCGCCGGCGCCGTCGCCGGCCGCGAGGCCGCGAAACTCGCCGCCGGCAAGCGGTCCTCGATCGTCGGCGGCCTGATCGAGATCCCCCACGCCGAGCGCCAGTTCCTGCCCGTTCCGGGCTGTGTCTGCGCCGGCGAGCGCGACCGCCGCCTCGGCGAGGACCACGTCGACCGCGACCTCGACGAGTCGTTGACCCGCGCCGAGCAGGGCCTCGACGAGCGGGTCGGGATCGTGAGCGAGGTGGGCGAAGCCGAATCGTTCCCGGCGCCGTACTACCTCGCCTCCGTCACCGACACGAGCGAGTTCAGCGACGCGACGGCCCCGCGGCAGGCCGCGGGCGTCGACGCCGACTGGAACGCCGCGTTCATGAAGGCCCTCGGTGAGGGCTTCGAGCGCTACAGCGGCGGCGTCTACCGAACAGCGACCTTCGAGACCGGCACGGCCACCGAGTTACACGACGCCGTCCCGCCCTCGGCCTTCGTCTGCGCCGAGGGGGAGAACTGGGAAACGGCCGACGAACACACCGAGATCGAGTGGGTCCCCGGCCGCAACCTCGCGACCGACGGCGACGTCTGGCTCCCCGCCGAGTTCGTCCACTTTCCCCCGCCGACCGAGCGATTCCGTCCGGCCGTGACGACCGGCCTCGGCCTCGGGAACAGCACTGTCGAGGCGCTCCTGTCCGGCCTCTACGAGATCGTCGAGCGCGACGCGGCCATGCTGGCCTGGTACTCGACGTTCGACCCCCTCGGCCTCTCCGTCGACGACGAGGGCTTCGCGACGCTGCGTCGCCGCGCGAAATCCGAGGGGTTAGACGTGGTCCCCCTCCTGGTGACCCAGGACGTCGACGTGCCCGTCGTCGCCGCTGCCGTCCACCGCGAGGAGTGGCCCCGCTTCGCCGTCGGCCTCTCGGCACACCTCGATCCCGCGCGGGCCGCCCGCGCGGCGCTGGCCGAGGCGCTCCAGAACTGGCTCGAACTCCGCGGAATGGGGCCCGAGGACGCCGCCGGCGAGAGCGGCGCGATCGGCCCGTTCGCCGACTTCCCCGGGGAGGCACAGACGTTCCTCGCCGGTGGCAGCAGCGTCCCCGCCGAACAGGTCGGCCCGGCCGAGATCCCGAGCGGCGAGGCCCACCTGGAGACCGTCGTCGACCGCCTGCGCGACGCCGACCTCGACGTCTACGGCGCGCGAGTCACGCCGCGGGACGTCGAGGCGCTCGGGTTCGAGGCCGTCCGCGCGGTCGTCCCGAGCGCCCAGCCGCTCTTCTTCGACGACCCCTACTTCGGCGAGCGCGCCGAGTCCATCCCCGAGAGCATGGGGTACGAGGCCCGCCTCGATCGGGACCACCACCCCTACCCCTAG
- the tbsP gene encoding transcriptional regulator TbsP, translating to MSQNMLADGTAELLRAQLSAAPAESYLVTHSRETIEELVTVMSDMESPPSVRLLVAERPLKDVMDDFIVASRAANLLADGTLAVRTIAEPPENALFLTDEAVVAIVTAGDTVAGLTTDDQSFVESARERYGAMWDDASEFPLRTPPLTEVQQTLSADISEATATDFDEVLASLQTARGDGDGLDEVTISLLVAAKNGELLYDISKWGEDIGLASKATFSRTKTKLEDMGLIDTEKVPIDVGRPRLRLMLGDERLEDAEADQLASVAQSLLSS from the coding sequence ATGAGCCAAAACATGCTTGCGGACGGGACGGCGGAGCTCCTGAGGGCCCAGCTGTCGGCTGCGCCGGCCGAATCGTACCTGGTGACCCACTCCAGGGAGACGATCGAAGAACTGGTAACGGTGATGAGCGACATGGAGTCGCCCCCGAGCGTCAGGTTGCTCGTCGCCGAGCGACCACTCAAGGACGTGATGGACGACTTCATCGTCGCCAGTCGGGCGGCGAACCTGCTTGCCGACGGCACGCTCGCCGTGCGAACCATCGCCGAACCCCCCGAGAACGCGCTCTTCCTGACGGACGAGGCGGTCGTCGCCATCGTCACCGCCGGCGACACGGTCGCCGGGCTGACGACCGACGACCAGTCGTTCGTCGAGAGCGCGCGGGAGCGCTACGGCGCGATGTGGGACGACGCGTCGGAGTTCCCGCTCCGGACCCCACCGCTGACGGAGGTCCAGCAGACGCTCTCCGCGGACATCAGCGAGGCGACCGCCACCGACTTCGACGAGGTGCTCGCCTCTCTTCAGACCGCGCGCGGCGACGGGGACGGGCTCGACGAAGTGACCATCAGCCTTCTCGTCGCCGCGAAAAACGGCGAGTTGCTCTACGACATCAGCAAGTGGGGCGAGGACATCGGCCTCGCCTCGAAGGCGACGTTCTCGCGGACGAAGACCAAGCTCGAGGACATGGGCCTGATCGACACCGAGAAGGTCCCCATCGACGTCGGTCGGCCGCGGCTCCGCCTGATGCTGGGCGACGAACGGCTCGAGGACGCGGAGGCGGACCAGCTGGCCAGCGTGGCCCAGAGTCTGCTGTCGAGTTGA
- the glyA gene encoding serine hydroxymethyltransferase, with protein sequence MNYEHVRETDPAVADALEGEVRRQNDTLAMIASENHVSEAVLEAQGSALTNKYAEGYPGERYYAGCEYADEVEQLAIDRAKELWGAEHANVQPHSGTQANQGVYFAMLEPGDRILSLDLNHGGHLSHGHPANFTGQLYEVEQYEVDADTGYIDYDDLRDHAESFDPDIIVSGYSAYPREVDFEAIQAAADAVSAYHLADIAHITGLVAAGVHESPVGVADFVTGSTHKTIRAGRGGIIMCDEEYADDIDPAVFPGGQGGPLMHNVAGKAVGFEEALQPAFEEYAEQTVANAKALGDQLQERGLSLVSGGTDNHLVLVDLRDSHPETTGKDAEEALEDVGVVLNANTVPGETRSPFNPSGIRAGTPGLTTRGFDEADCREVADIIVDVVDDYENESVKADAAERVDELTDAHPLYE encoded by the coding sequence ATGAACTACGAGCACGTCCGGGAGACGGACCCGGCGGTCGCGGACGCCCTCGAGGGCGAGGTACGGCGCCAGAACGACACGCTGGCGATGATCGCGAGCGAGAACCACGTCAGCGAGGCCGTCCTGGAAGCCCAGGGCAGCGCCCTGACCAACAAGTACGCCGAGGGCTACCCGGGCGAGCGCTACTACGCGGGCTGTGAGTACGCCGACGAGGTCGAACAGCTCGCCATCGACCGCGCGAAGGAACTCTGGGGGGCCGAACACGCAAACGTCCAGCCCCATTCCGGGACCCAGGCCAACCAGGGCGTCTACTTCGCGATGCTCGAACCCGGCGACAGGATCCTCTCGCTGGACCTCAACCACGGCGGCCACCTCTCGCACGGCCACCCGGCGAACTTCACCGGCCAGCTCTACGAGGTCGAGCAGTACGAGGTCGACGCCGACACCGGCTACATCGACTACGACGACCTGCGCGACCACGCCGAGTCCTTCGACCCGGACATCATCGTCTCGGGGTACTCCGCGTACCCGCGCGAGGTCGACTTCGAGGCCATCCAGGCGGCCGCGGACGCCGTTTCCGCCTACCACCTCGCCGACATCGCCCACATTACGGGCCTGGTCGCCGCGGGCGTCCACGAGTCGCCCGTCGGCGTCGCGGACTTCGTCACCGGGTCGACGCACAAGACCATCCGCGCCGGTCGCGGTGGGATCATCATGTGCGACGAGGAGTACGCCGACGACATCGACCCCGCCGTCTTCCCCGGCGGCCAGGGCGGCCCGCTGATGCACAACGTCGCCGGCAAGGCCGTCGGCTTCGAGGAGGCACTCCAGCCAGCCTTCGAGGAGTACGCCGAACAGACCGTTGCCAACGCGAAGGCGCTGGGCGACCAGCTCCAGGAACGCGGCCTCTCGCTGGTCTCCGGCGGCACCGACAACCACCTCGTCCTCGTCGACCTGCGTGACTCCCACCCCGAGACCACCGGGAAGGACGCCGAGGAAGCCCTCGAAGACGTGGGCGTGGTCCTCAACGCGAACACCGTCCCCGGCGAGACGCGCTCGCCGTTCAACCCCTCGGGCATCCGCGCGGGCACGCCCGGCCTGACCACTCGCGGCTTCGACGAGGCCGACTGCCGGGAGGTCGCCGACATCATCGTCGACGTGGTCGACGACTACGAGAACGAGAGCGTCAAGGCAGACGCCGCCGAGCGCGTCGACGAACTGACCGACGCGCATCCCCTGTACGAGTAG
- a CDS encoding bifunctional methylenetetrahydrofolate dehydrogenase/methenyltetrahydrofolate cyclohydrolase: protein MTEIIDGNAVAQEVRDGLGDAIDALADAGTTPTLATVLMSDDPASQTYVSMKQDDCEEVGIEARDVEIDPDAPAEELFDTIDDLNADPEVNGILVQMPVPDHVDDREVLRRIDPLKDVDGFHPENVGRLVAGNARYKPCTPHGIQKLLADANVETEGADAVVVGRSDIVGKPMANLLLQKAEGGNATVTVCHSRTEDLAARTRAADIVIAAAGVPEMIDGEMLGAGATVIDVGINRVDADTEKGYELVGDVEYESAKEKAGAITPVPGGVGPMTRAMLLWNTVKAAGLQTETDVSLP, encoded by the coding sequence ATGACCGAGATCATCGACGGGAACGCCGTGGCCCAGGAGGTCCGCGACGGACTGGGCGACGCCATCGACGCGCTCGCCGACGCCGGCACGACGCCGACGCTCGCCACGGTACTGATGAGCGACGACCCGGCCAGCCAGACCTACGTCTCGATGAAACAGGACGACTGCGAGGAGGTCGGCATCGAGGCCCGGGACGTCGAGATCGACCCCGACGCACCCGCCGAAGAACTGTTCGACACCATCGACGACCTGAACGCCGACCCCGAGGTCAACGGCATCCTCGTCCAGATGCCCGTGCCGGACCACGTCGACGACCGCGAGGTGCTCCGGCGGATCGACCCGCTGAAAGACGTGGACGGCTTCCACCCCGAAAACGTCGGCCGCCTGGTCGCCGGGAACGCACGGTACAAGCCCTGCACGCCACACGGTATCCAGAAGCTGCTGGCCGACGCAAACGTCGAGACCGAGGGGGCCGACGCCGTCGTCGTCGGCCGCTCGGACATCGTCGGCAAGCCGATGGCCAACCTCCTGCTCCAGAAAGCCGAGGGCGGGAACGCTACAGTCACGGTGTGTCACTCCCGGACCGAGGACCTCGCGGCGCGCACTCGCGCGGCCGACATCGTGATCGCGGCCGCGGGCGTCCCGGAGATGATCGACGGCGAGATGCTCGGCGCGGGCGCGACGGTGATCGACGTGGGGATCAACCGCGTGGACGCGGACACCGAGAAAGGCTACGAACTCGTCGGCGACGTGGAGTACGAGAGCGCGAAGGAGAAGGCCGGCGCCATCACGCCCGTCCCCGGCGGGGTGGGGCCGATGACCCGTGCGATGTTGCTCTGGAACACGGTCAAGGCCGCCGGGCTCCAGACCGAGACCGACGTGTCGCTGCCCTGA
- a CDS encoding NUDIX hydrolase has product MAPTDPAFGDMAARDGVRERRKVESVDAERFAELEPKVDPMTWAVGAVVTDDAGRVLLVRENGEWLAPGGEVEAGETHEEALVREVREETGVTVTVGDLVAVTEVAFEHGDRRLAFSFAHYAATPETTTLASDPGLDGEGIEAVEWAETIPENTVDRDVVREFSDRRS; this is encoded by the coding sequence ATGGCGCCCACCGACCCGGCGTTCGGAGACATGGCCGCCCGGGACGGCGTCCGCGAGCGCCGCAAAGTCGAGTCGGTCGACGCCGAGCGGTTCGCCGAACTGGAACCGAAGGTCGACCCGATGACCTGGGCCGTGGGTGCCGTCGTCACCGACGACGCGGGCCGCGTCCTACTCGTCCGCGAAAACGGCGAGTGGCTCGCGCCCGGCGGCGAGGTCGAGGCGGGTGAGACGCACGAGGAAGCGCTGGTCCGCGAGGTCCGCGAGGAGACCGGCGTCACGGTGACGGTCGGGGACCTCGTCGCAGTCACCGAGGTCGCCTTCGAACACGGCGACCGCCGGCTCGCTTTCTCCTTCGCGCACTACGCTGCGACGCCGGAGACGACCACACTCGCGTCAGACCCCGGCCTCGACGGCGAGGGCATCGAGGCCGTCGAGTGGGCCGAAACGATCCCCGAGAACACCGTCGATCGGGACGTGGTCCGCGAGTTCAGCGACCGACGCTCCTGA
- a CDS encoding DUF7322 domain-containing protein produces MLIDPFSVMREDDDFDPEDVQVSMERADAATFWGFLVAALLAQAGLFALSLGLMFGGFRGEWGIGVPLVAGGLVALGLTVAIVVWHGRR; encoded by the coding sequence ATGCTTATCGACCCGTTCTCCGTCATGCGGGAGGACGACGACTTCGACCCCGAGGACGTGCAGGTGTCGATGGAGCGGGCCGACGCGGCGACGTTCTGGGGGTTCCTCGTGGCCGCGCTCCTCGCCCAGGCCGGCCTGTTCGCGCTCAGCCTCGGCCTCATGTTCGGCGGGTTCCGCGGCGAGTGGGGGATCGGCGTCCCGCTCGTCGCCGGTGGGCTGGTCGCACTCGGGCTCACCGTCGCCATCGTCGTGTGGCACGGGCGGCGATGA
- a CDS encoding inorganic phosphate transporter, with product MAGLVFWGLVALATVTGLVTAWTLGANSNSPPFAPAIGANAISTMRAAFLIGILAALGALTQGGAISETVGAGLIDGVAITSLAATAGLLTATGFMAFGIYSGYPVPAAFATTGAMVGVGLSLGGAPAFDTYRRIVTFWALVPPVSGGLAYLTATILRRDDIPETVGVPLLAAVVGAIVANVRLSIIPSPTGAEQGSIAAYAAGVAARAGVPGVELAAMGAATLVVSAASFLFIRRRTLVSVDRGVKVFLVLLGSLVAFSSGGSQVGLATGPLENLYRAELGLPGFVLLAVGATGILGGAWMGAPRLLQATSREYAQLGVRRSIAALVPGFVIAQLAIALGIPISFNNIIISGVIGGGLAGGSAGVSRRKIGVTLVFWLLTLFSSIAIGFGLYRALAVVLA from the coding sequence GTGGCCGGACTCGTCTTCTGGGGCCTCGTCGCCCTCGCGACCGTCACGGGCCTGGTGACGGCCTGGACGCTCGGCGCCAACAGCAATTCCCCGCCCTTCGCGCCCGCTATCGGCGCCAACGCCATCTCGACGATGCGAGCGGCCTTCCTGATCGGCATCCTCGCCGCCCTCGGCGCCCTGACCCAGGGCGGGGCCATCTCCGAGACGGTCGGCGCGGGGCTGATCGACGGCGTCGCGATCACGTCGCTGGCCGCCACCGCGGGCCTGCTCACCGCGACCGGCTTCATGGCCTTCGGTATCTACTCGGGCTATCCGGTGCCGGCCGCATTCGCGACCACGGGCGCGATGGTCGGCGTCGGGCTCTCGCTGGGCGGCGCCCCGGCCTTCGACACGTACCGCCGAATCGTGACGTTCTGGGCGCTCGTCCCGCCGGTCTCGGGCGGACTGGCGTACCTCACTGCCACGATCTTGCGACGCGACGACATCCCGGAGACCGTCGGCGTCCCGCTGCTTGCGGCGGTGGTCGGGGCCATCGTCGCCAACGTCCGCCTGAGCATCATCCCCTCGCCGACCGGCGCGGAACAGGGCTCGATCGCCGCCTACGCTGCCGGTGTCGCGGCCCGGGCCGGCGTCCCCGGCGTCGAACTGGCTGCAATGGGGGCGGCGACCCTCGTCGTCTCGGCCGCGAGCTTTCTGTTCATCCGGCGGCGGACCCTCGTCTCGGTGGACCGCGGAGTGAAAGTGTTCCTCGTCCTCCTGGGCTCGCTCGTGGCCTTCTCCAGCGGGGGGAGCCAGGTCGGTCTGGCCACCGGCCCCCTCGAGAACCTCTACCGGGCCGAACTCGGGCTGCCGGGGTTCGTCCTCCTCGCCGTCGGCGCGACGGGCATCCTCGGCGGCGCGTGGATGGGTGCGCCGCGGCTGCTGCAGGCCACTTCCCGGGAGTACGCGCAACTGGGGGTCCGACGGTCCATCGCCGCGCTGGTTCCGGGGTTCGTCATCGCCCAGCTGGCCATCGCGCTCGGGATCCCCATCTCGTTCAACAACATCATCATCTCCGGGGTGATCGGCGGTGGCCTCGCCGGCGGCTCCGCGGGCGTCTCCCGGCGGAAGATCGGCGTGACCCTCGTCTTCTGGCTGCTCACGCTCTTTAGCTCCATCGCCATCGGGTTCGGGCTCTACCGCGCCCTGGCGGTGGTGCTCGCCTGA
- a CDS encoding universal stress protein → MAPTQVLVPLDGSPLAKEALGHALETFDCPVTVLNVVTPLDESMSEGGMLETDEDRREGARERASRLVEGARDRAGDGDRDVEIVVETGDPAETILETAESRDADHVVMGGHGGSQSGIASRLLGTVATTVVGEAPVTVTVVR, encoded by the coding sequence ATGGCCCCGACGCAGGTTCTGGTCCCGCTCGACGGATCGCCGCTCGCCAAGGAGGCGCTCGGCCACGCACTCGAGACGTTCGACTGTCCGGTCACGGTCCTGAACGTCGTGACGCCGCTGGACGAGTCGATGAGCGAAGGCGGGATGCTGGAAACAGACGAGGACCGGCGCGAAGGCGCCCGCGAGCGCGCGTCCAGACTCGTCGAGGGAGCGAGAGACCGGGCCGGAGACGGCGACCGGGACGTCGAGATCGTCGTCGAGACCGGCGATCCGGCCGAGACCATCCTCGAAACGGCCGAGAGCCGCGACGCGGATCACGTCGTGATGGGGGGCCACGGCGGGTCCCAGTCCGGCATCGCGAGCCGATTGCTGGGGACGGTCGCGACGACCGTCGTCGGTGAGGCACCCGTGACGGTGACCGTCGTCCGGTAA